Within the Gigantopelta aegis isolate Gae_Host chromosome 8, Gae_host_genome, whole genome shotgun sequence genome, the region caccccccccccccccccccccccccccccccccccccccccccccccccaccccccccccccccaggtccagctcACGCTATGCCCCTGGAATGTATGACGGAGATGGCAGTTTTGGCACGAAGGACCTCATAGACATTACCACTATTGACGATTTTGTGCAAATAatgaatgtttttgtaaataatgaaaattttcagCGGTACCTTTCACGGCATGCGGGCGGTGGAcacaaatctataactttcattctcatgGCCTTAGGCCTATAAAGTATAATCAGATAATATGGAAGGACTTttctttggcactgtcacaaaccctaactctaaccctaaccctaactatttaatataagtatttttaatgtttactcCTTGTTCACGATATCGCGGGTTCCACGATATCGCGGCATTTACATTTTTGCGGTTTAGCACGCGCAACGCCCCCAGGTGGCAcgtttattattagaaatgtgatgacagacaacacattgttttgcCCGTTAACAAATTTGAAGAAATGTTAAACTTTTTGGTAAATATTCATAGTTTTACTGTTTGGTCATAAAATAACAGAGAGAGTGATTTTACTGACACCCTATGCTTATAAATAGCCCCAGTACTTGCCATTACAAGCATACAATTCTGTACTGACAGCTATCAGACTGTTGTCTGGTTGTTGACAATCAAAACGAGGCTATACACGgtcacagttttaaaatatttagaacaAGCGACCTCTAGAAAGGTATGGAATCATTTAAGGGCCATGcctatatttattggcaatttaaacgaaacacataacttttaatatgttctatTCTTGGTTTCACttgataaatattgattatataactgttgaaTCTTAGTAATatgataaacaatttaaaaattcaagtaCAATAACAGTATGAGGCTTGGTAGTATTTTTAAATGCCCACAccttcttgcagaagaagaattattattattaccgacTTTTCCATTGGAAAATGTAATATGTTACTACAATTATGAAACGAAACGTTTTAAATTGACTTTTCTTCATTAttgtgttgaagtttgtttactGGACATTACTACAAATGAGTGTACAAAAAGAGCAATTTTTGACCCGTGCAGTCCACTGTATTGTAACTTTTGCGATATCGTGGTAACCTCCCTTGAACGGAAGCCAGTGCTATGGTGTACTTCCaccaactgttttaatgttagaacTGCATTTATTTGTCAACACAATGGCATGAACATGATGCAGATATAGCCAAAATTGCAACCCAGATATATTTACCTTCATATATGTAagtacatttctttatttcttcgaAATAGTTAAGTACCGCGATATCGTGGTACCCCTGTATTCTTTATATATGActgtgccaaaggaaagtcctaccaataatattatatgttgatTGCACACACTGACATAGCTATGTACTATAGGGCTCGCGCTgttggtagccaaattagccactggctaattttaacaaaaaatggctaataaaatttacaaaagtggctaagccattttctatctactgatgtgaacaaacggttacataatctatccgacacctcaaacataataataccaaatattcaattagcgtaatagcgatcgcGCGACcagtaacgagaaacggtgtcatccagaatacagcATAGGCCTaatgatgtttgcttattttaataatcgcggttattaattttaatggcatgcattcaacatgtatgaaatCAAGTCTGGAaaatctgtaacttgttattttaactttgtaaagactttgaaccaaagtaataaaaacagactgaCAATgtgtgtcaatttgaatacacatgccagttcagggtcgaaagacatgtaggctatcccaagggctgagttcagccagaccgagcgaaaacaaaatattcgcTAAACTGGTTTGTGAgattcacgttaaaccaaatggacatgacggacaccaatcaaatagtttgcgaacgttaggaagaatgTTCATTGGCTGCACTGAGGACAGCTCTCAGCACGAATATACATCATGCTTCAGAGTCCGTGGACACCCACATGTCAAGAGACATTTTTGCGAATATTGACAATACAATGACAtagaagtaaatcttgatgtaaatttgtagaaaaacaatagttgttcacATGCAGTTTCGTTTATTtcatttgtctttgttaatttcatacccatggtcgagagcacaCGTACAAGCAGATTGCGATCACGGGGAAATGAACaggcagtatttatacaaataaaaaactgaataaaattagtttacaataatcatatttgttagatgttggatataaatttgtaagactgtgaggtgacgtttaataagttagctggattttaaaaagaccataaatttttattttattaacatttaaaaatatttttttttataaatgaaatatgctgtgaagtcggcattcttagcctaggtattttacaagcagaaatcacaaacatttaacacgacactgaaatcaacagcaacaacatggcacaaattatgaaattgttgtgGGTGGGGAGTTGATGGGttacttaaaaaataaagttaaaaaaagttaattcatcttcttccattttaagtcaatttctacgagtcacgTTGACCCAGTAtcagtaattttaaggaataaacaaaaacaacttagtaaaattaatgattttgggggtttgtaaagttttgtatttagatacttgcatgtctgaactttattagtgataaaaatgttcctgaactgtaaatgttacataccctatatatagcctTTATTCCAAACTTGTGGCacaatgtttcaactgtttttcaaccgaaatagtgcaacaagtGGACACAAAAACcgaaaatgtataacctaccttACCCACAAACTCTCAATTGAAgcacttgcatcattattaacaaaatataacttCAACGACAACCTTAAAATATATCCCCATCATGTTAAATTTGCTAAGTAGAAGGAAGCAACTCGCCATGCtcgttaagaaaagtattgacttaacgTGCTCCATGCACTAGGCACACATTAAGTCAGTACTTTTTTAATGTGCAGggtgagttgcttccctctatatttaacacatttacaatgttgtgcaaatgttttatgttgtcattcaaagatttatttggttaataatgatgcaagtactttaATCGGAATTTAGTGAgtatggtaggttatacatttttggtttgtgtgtccatttgttacactatttcagttgagaaacggttgaaacatggtgccacgagttttgaataccagctatatatagggtatatgtaacaatattcggacGTAGAAAAAAACACGAAGTTCTACGTACCTTCGGACTAGTGTCCCATCATTATTATCGCCTTTTTGGTAAAATGATGTTTGAGTTATAATATCTTACTGTCACAACtgccataatttatttattcaccacAAATCCAGGGATTGAATTTAACTGGTGTCCTGGCACGGCAAGTGTTGTCTAAAATGATTTCATAATCAAGATAAGGGCACCATGCATGCAGGCAAGCTAAAACTGGTTGGGAGCAAGATAAAAAGAAACCTTCACTAATTGTTTTGCTAGGGCATCAAAGAATTTGTTCATACGATtaacaaacaattaacatcCGATTTTTGGGGCACACTGGCAAGTAAGGAGGCCAACCACTGCAGTTGCCATcgtacaggtcttgttggctttgaccaaacattatttaaatatggatttgcagtattgaaatttcaggttcatTACCAGTATCAGAATCTTTGGGTGATTTACCTCAATATTGGTATGGTGTTCGGTATGGATACAATATCGATATTGAGTGGTATTTTTGCTCTATTCAGCTTTAAATgcaaggctagctctgggtgagcaaaataatttgccaaattatctttaaatatgcaaaatccactgttatttttcaacaaaataccaattattacatgaaatattttcgccaaataaaaataaaattcgccaattgttcctGAAATTCGAAATTGGTGAATTTgacgagtggcagagctagccttgATGCATGTCAGATCGCGAGTCAAgtctcacccgctaatttcatctaaataaaattaacttgaAATAATACCGATACAGAATGGTATATATGGTGTACCACTCAGCTCTAATAtagatgtatatttttttttgctggggtgtcgttaaacattcattcgttcatgcTAATATAGATGTAATGCTGACCAAAATATGAGGACATTTTCACCAAATTAATGGTATGTTTTGACTAAAAATGGGTTTCTGTGTCATGGTacatttcagtacatgggtacATTTTCGCTTCTATATTATCTTTTTTAACACTGAATGATTAAATTGGTATGtcaatgaaatatattaatcaatgttaatttttagttccagcatatacatgtacatgtatatataaaaaaagacgTAAGttactttttgttatttcaggatATTTCTCAAGCAGATCTCTGAAAATGAGTGACCCGTATAACGCTCCGCCAGCATACACTCCGTCAGCCAACCAGCCTGGCTGTAAGTAACAATTAACACTTTAAGTCTGATtctttatatagataataactcgttactgccttaagatattgTCTTTGTCCTGtgaaacagtgtcaaaatgaccatatgtttgacgtccaatagccgatgataagataaaaaatcaatgtgctctagtggcgtcattaaataaaacaaacttttacttgttttatcctgtgaaggttagaATGACGAATGATGTGAGGCTCTGAGTTAaggcagtaaccagttattttatttatcctgcaatcctacaggaatagttggaaaatcattatttattccatttttgagTTTGCAAATCGAGTATCATTAGCATATAGCAAGGCTTTTGCAGTATGACGTCACggcatacaagatacatgacttAATTCTTTGTCGGACACGtactagctacattctgtcagtTTGAAAAAGTGTTTCTTCCAAActcttaattcataaataaatataaatgttttgtgtaGAGATTAAAAAACTTAAAGCTATTTGTAAAAGTcagtctctggtcagaccaaaattccagaattgatgcagcttttttctctcttttttctattttttttaaaagcatggactgcacagaaaaggtgggtatattggATACCGAAATAAGAGTTCATATTTTAATTGAAGTCAGAAATACATGTCCAAGTTCATGTGTGATGGCATTTTTACTTCAAATGCTGTTTTACATCATAGTAAGAAAAGCCCAGCAAAAATGGACATCATACCacaggaaataataaaaaaacatgttgatgCGCCAGGGTCAAAATAGATGCACGCTCTGACCAGAGactagaaatttattttgtttagccttAAGTTGGAGTGGGTTTTTTCAAGGTTTTGTTTAGATTGTCTGAAGGGCTATCATGAGCTCACATTTATGTTACCCGTGAAGTAATTATAGGTTGccccaattttgtttttccaaaGAGAAAAACCCACACACCAGTAGACACCTAGCTGTATATAGTGTCACACTATATACAGCTAGGTGGCTACATACAGTTAGGTGGTTTAATACAGCTATAGGTGGCTACTGGTGCGTTTTGTGTGTGTAACTCTGTAGTCAGTGTTACAAAATTGATGAGCAAATATTGTGTCCAAAACTGACTACTGACctaaaatatattgacaaatatgttctgtctctgtgtctctctctctctctctctctctctctctctctctctctctctctctctcagcgtACCCACCTCCAAGTGGGGCTCCCTACCCACCTCCTGGTGTGTCCAAAACTGACTACTGACTTAAGATATACTgacaaatatgttttctttctctctctctatttcagCGTACCCACCTCCAAGTGGGGCACCGTACCCACCACAAGGGGTTCCGTATGACCCGTCGAAGATGCCGCGACCTTCGCAGCCGAGCTACCAGCAGTACAGCAGTATCACAGTCCAGCCACAGCAGCAGATTGTCGTGGTCGGCGGTTGTCCAGCGTGTAGGGTACGTTCTCATCATCACTGACACTGCTTAAAGAAAGCATTCTCTCTCAAAAGTTttaagtttgctttgtttaacgaggggcgagacgtagcccagtggtaaagcgctcacttgatgcgatcaatcccccgtcagtgggcccattgggctatttctcgctccagccagtgcaccatgactggtacatcaaaggccgtggtacatgtatgtgctagcctgtctgtgggatggtgcatataaaagatcccttgttgctaatcgaaaagagtagcccatgaagtgatgacagcgggtttcctccctcaatatctgtgtggtccttaaccatatgttcgctCGTTAGATAAATTGTAAAACAACTCGTTCtgagataaatgttatctaacagccactcatgtattattctttatgtATTCCACATtgaaatcttgctcgtggttctcttaccataatttgccaacatcctttattattttttgggccaccatatttttgggcgagtttcgagccctgactACATACACGTACCTTTGCCTTCGTTACACATGCATGGGCAAGGaagcagcccagtggtaaagcgttcgcttgatgtgcggttggtctgggatcgatccccatcagtaggcccattgggctttttctcactccagccagtgcaccacaactggtatatcaaaggctgtggtatgtgttatcctgtctgtgggatggtgcatataacagatcccttgcttctaatcaaaaagagtaccccatgaagtggcgatagctggtttcctctctcaatatatgtgtggtccttaaccatacatgtatgtccgacgccatataaccgtaaataaaatgtgttgagtgagtcgttaaataaaacatttccttccttcgttacCTATGCAATGAGGGAGCACTAACTGGAAAAAAGAATGGCCCTATGAACTTTGATCAATTGCACATCAGTTGAGCGCTTTATCCCTGAACCACATTTCGTCCCCATAGAACAGTGAAGTCAAGAATGGTTTTCCCCTTCATTTTGACAACTTCTGATTAAACAGAAACTATACACCTTACACACATTTATTCTTTGTaattctaccggcctcggtggcgtcgtggtaggccatcggtctacaggctggtaggtattatGTAGTACTATTATGTAGTCGTCTAATGTCATGGACTGATGAACCTAGCCGTAATTAACATCTGTTTTGTTCTGCTAGTTCAATTCTGTTTTATTCTGAACCGTGACTCGTtaactgaccggcctcggtggcgtcgtggttaggccatcggtctaaaggctggtaggtactgagttcagatcccagtcgaggcattggatttttaatccagataccgactccaaaccctgagtgagtgctccgcaaggctcaatgggtaggtgtaaaccacttgcaccgaccagtgattggttcaacaaaggccatggtttgtgctatcctgcctgtgggaagagcaaataaaagatcccttgctgctaatcggaagagtagcccatatagtggcaacagcaggtttcctctcaaaatctgcgtgggacgtaaccatatgtctgaccgtaaaataaaatgtgttgagtgcgtcattaaataaaacattctttctttctttcttttctttgtaatTCTATACCCGGCgacaatttattaaaaagtagGTGAAAAATCACTGGCTAGTTACTACATGTACCTATT harbors:
- the LOC121378831 gene encoding brain protein I3-like — encoded protein: MSDPYNAPPAYTPSANQPGSYPPPSGAPYPPQGVPYDPSKMPRPSQPSYQQYSSITVQPQQQIVVVGGCPACRVGVLEDDFTCLGVCCAVIFFPIGILCCLAMRQRRCMHCGAIYG